The sequence below is a genomic window from Pseudorca crassidens isolate mPseCra1 chromosome 20, mPseCra1.hap1, whole genome shotgun sequence.
CTGCCATTtccctgctgtgtggccttgagtgctttccttaacctctctgagcataGCATCCTTCTTTATAAGATGAAAGTGATGGTGCCCACCTCCTTGAGTGATTATGGGGTTCAAAGagatcatttttataaaacattgaaTACCGCGGTGTGCACTCAATGGATACTTGGTGAATAAGTGGCTCTCAGTTCCAGATGTGATGAAAAATGAGGTTTTAATCCAAAAGAGGTAGGAAGCCATTTGCTTTGGAGTCATATGGTCCTGGGTTAgagcctcagctctgccacttgcgtGTTATATGACTCCGGGCCACTGAGttttcctctctgagctttagtgaCTTGTCTCTAAAATGGGATCATAACTGTATTACCCACATGGAGTTGTTGTGAAAATTAGATCAGACACGAAGGTAACTGTGCAGCACAACGTCTGGCTCACAGTAAGGGGCTGTTGTTATGATTAGGAATGGCTCTGGAGTATACGGAGGCAGCAGACTCCCAGCCTTGGAGTAAGGGAAGATGGGGGTTAGGGGAATTTTCAGATATGGAGTTTAATGAAtggatagggaaactgaggcccagggagaagGGTCTTTCCAGAGGTCACAGAGCACCTTGCAGGCCAAGCAAGGACCAGCAACAAGGGAAATGACCCCCTTCCAGATCTCCATGGGGAATTAAAGTCAGAAGGGATCAAGGGTAAGGGGTTGGGCCCTTTAAATCCTAAGCTCCACCTTTGCTTAGAAGGGTCTTTGGGGAGTATAAAAGGGGGTGCAATTCCTCTCTGCTCCAGAAAAGCGTCTGCTGCTCCTGTCCCCGGGCCCCCAGCCCACCTGTCTCCAGCTGCCCACCACCTCCACCTGGACGCCATGCAGCAGCCACCCTTCGACATGTGGAAGGACTACTTCAACCTGAGCCAGGTGGTGCTGGCACTGATCCAGAGTCGGGGGCAAGGGCCGGAGGCCCAAGCGACCAGGGAGCCGGGACCTGGGCCCCAGCTGGGGCAGGatcaggggcagggagggcagggggccaGGGGGGGCCTGGTCACCCTGTGCAACTTCTGCAAACACAATGGGGAATCTCGCCACGTGTACTCCTCACACCAGCTGAAGACACCAGAGGGCGTGGTGGTGTGTCCCATCCTGCGGCACTATGTGTGTCCCCTGTGCGGGGCCACGGGGGACCAGGCCCACACACTCAAGTACTGCCCGCTAAACGGAGGCCAGCAGTCTCTCTACCGCCGCAGTGGGCGCAATTCGGCCGGCCGCAAGGTCAAGCGCTGAGGGCCATCAAGTGCCCACCCCCTGCACCCCCCAGCCCTCCTGGTTCAATCTTCCCAAGTCCCTGGACTCCCCTACTTCCCCGACTCCCCCAGCCCTCTGGAATGTCTGACCCCCAGAACTCCATCCCTGCTGAATCCTGAAACAACGGAGGCTATGGGGAgccaggccagccctgccctttggaactctcACCCCCTGGGGTTCTGTCCTGGCAGTGTCTGTGGATTCTTGGTGAAGCAGGACCCCTGCCCCTTGGACCACACAACCCTGTGGCTCCTTCTGGGTCACAGTGCATggatctttagttcttctgggacACTAGCCCTGCCCCTTTGACCTCTCAGCCCTCAGGGTTCCATTCCTTGCAGAATTCTTGGACTCTTGGACCTACAGGAGCCCACTGTGCTCTCTCAGAGCAACCCTCAGAATTTGGAGAGCTGTGAACAGGCTGGCTTGGACCTTGCAGCCCAAGAACTTCAAGATGGGATGCTGACTTGAACCAGCCTTCTCCGTCTGCTCCAGCCACCAGCAGACCCACCGTTTCATCGTGGACAGCGCCAGATGGGTCCTTCCCTGCCCTCAGCAGCCTATCCATCAGGAGCTGGGGGAAGGACGGGGCACGCCTGAGGGGCACCACGTCTTCGCAGGCTTATCTGGGGCTGGAGAGCCTTGGAGTGAGCCGATACCCTTGAACTCCCCCTGGTTGTTCTTCCCATCGTTCACTCCGTTTCACGGCACTGGTGCCGGACACGGCAAATCACCGATGGGTCCTTTCCCCAGCGAGAGAGCGTCTCTCCGCCATCTCCCAACTGCCCCCAAGTCACCATAATTTgtaaagttcctttttttttcttcccgtTTTTTCATCCTCCAACAGTTAAGTCAACGAAGCTCCCACAGGAAAGAGGTGTGGATACCCGGATGGGAATGGCAACCGCCTAGATTTTATTTTAGGGGCAAAAGAGAAGCCCCAGTCAGATTTTAAGTTGTTCGGTTTTTGGCTTAGGGCCCGGCGCGGGTGTTGAGCTCTAGTAAATAAAAAGTGTTTCTGGTTGGCTTTGAAATCGCTATGTCTATTTCCtgcgaggctgggggagggagagtggggagaTCCGAATTTGGCCCAAAACGTGGGAAGCAGGAGGCAGAGCAGGAAGGAGATCTGGGTCCCTCCCACGCATGTGACCCCCTTACATCCTCCGACACAGGTCACCTATGGACTGGTCCCCAAGTCCCAGCCTCCACCTTGACCCCAGATTCTCTTTCCCTGTCCTTCCCAGGGCTCTGTCCAGGGTCCCCTCCCAGCCTGCTAGAGCCCAGGTCTTCCAGGACCGACTTTATGGTTGTCCTTAAACTTTAGACTCCATTAGAGAGGTGACAAAAAGTATGGCCCCCACCTCGGGGAAATGCACATATGCACAAAATGTTGCATATAAAATCAGGGCTTCTTTTATTCCATTGTTccacacatatttactgagctcctactttgtgccaggcactgttctgggtatCGGCAGGTACAGCGATGAGCAAAGCAGACAAGACTCCTACCCTCGgggagctgacattctagtgggGATGGGGGTGCCATGACCATCAAGCGATAAATATGTAATATGTCAGGTGGGTGCtaagtgctgtgaaggaaaagGAGTCAGAGTAAAGGGATGGAGAGTGAAGGAGAGGCTGTTTTACGTGGGGGTGTGGTCAGGGGAGGTCTTTCTGTGGAGGTGACGCTTGAGCAGAGTCCAAATAAATTGAGGAAACCaggagggcattccaggcagagatggCAGTGAGTTCAAAGGCCCTAAGGTGGGATGGAATCTGGTGTGTTTGCAGAACAAGCAGGAGACCGGCTGAGTAAGAGATAAGATCAGAGAGGTGAAGAGAAGATCAGAGAGGCGAAAGGGCAGGCGGAGAGTTCAGAATCTTGCGGCCGTTGGTGAGAATTTGACCTTCATTGTGCATTTTCAGACTCTGAAATCTGTAAGAGTGAGAGGGCTCCACTCTCACATACAGtagtcacagagaaaaaaacagagactccCATTAAGGACCTCCGCTCACAGGTCCTTTTCCAGAAACGCAGCTCTGCCCTTTACAGAGATCCCCAAGGCCCCCCAAACAATAGCCCAAAGGGACACCCTAAGCCCGGAGCTGTGGTGTGTGCATGCGGCAGGTTGAGCCCTGGAGAAAGTGGGGGGCTGCATCGGGCAGGAAGCTGATGGCCTCTCACATGTGATGACGGAGGAGAGCTTAATAGTTCAATAAAGGGATGGACTCTGGTAAAGCGTGTGCAGCGGTTATGGAAAGCAACAAGGGGTGGTATACTCAGGACTGGAGTGGGAGGGAGAATTACGACGGGGGGACGGGGTGCATCTTACACTGGAGAAGTGAGGGGGGAGATGCTGAGGTCAGTCTGGGGTAGAGGATATGAAGTCCCTGGGGACATCCAAGGTGAAAGCGTCCAGGAGGCTGCCGGACGCCTGATCTGGGGCTctgaggagaagacagagaattagtgatcaagttttgtttttttgtttgtttttggtttttttaaaattttattttatttttttgtttgtttttgtttttgaaggaattaatttttt
It includes:
- the NANOS2 gene encoding nanos homolog 2 → MQQPPFDMWKDYFNLSQVVLALIQSRGQGPEAQATREPGPGPQLGQDQGQGGQGARGGLVTLCNFCKHNGESRHVYSSHQLKTPEGVVVCPILRHYVCPLCGATGDQAHTLKYCPLNGGQQSLYRRSGRNSAGRKVKR